From Streptomyces sp. NBC_00690, a single genomic window includes:
- a CDS encoding bifunctional cytidylyltransferase/SDR family oxidoreductase: MSVPHEAKPRTTAVVLAGGTGQRVGLAIPKQLLKIAGKAVIEHTLTIFEQAESIDDVIVLMAPGFVPEIERIVAKAGLTKVTRIIEGGSTRNQTTERAIAALSEGLVDGEDRNVLFHDAVRPLLSQRVIQDCVDALERHAAVDVAIPSADTIIVTRTHGDDGEFITDVPDRSRLRRGQTPQAFKLSTIRKAYEVAAGDPNFQATDDCSVVLKYLPDVPIHVVAGDEYNMKVTQPVDVFLADKLFQLASTAAPRQADEAAYRELLAGRTLVVFGGSYGIGADIATLAEKYGAHVYALGRSTTGTHVENPEHVDDALSKAYSETGRIDYVINTAGVLRIGKLAETDNTTILEALNVNYLAPVQIARASYKYLAETKGQLLLYTSSSYTRGRAEYSLYSSTKAAMVNLTQALSDEWANDGIRVNCVNPERTATPMRTKAFGVEPEGSLLSSEAVARTSLDVLLSELTGHVIDVRQQDPTRSASESSDFEQALAAVLDREGDV, from the coding sequence GTGTCTGTGCCGCACGAAGCCAAGCCCCGCACCACAGCGGTTGTCCTAGCCGGAGGCACCGGTCAGCGGGTGGGACTTGCCATCCCCAAGCAACTGCTGAAGATCGCCGGCAAGGCTGTCATCGAGCACACACTGACCATCTTTGAGCAGGCCGAGTCCATCGACGATGTGATCGTGCTGATGGCCCCCGGCTTCGTGCCCGAGATCGAGCGGATCGTCGCCAAGGCGGGACTGACCAAGGTCACCCGGATCATCGAAGGCGGCAGCACCCGCAACCAGACGACCGAGCGCGCCATCGCAGCGCTCAGTGAGGGCCTGGTGGACGGCGAGGACCGCAACGTCCTCTTCCACGATGCCGTCAGACCACTCCTGTCACAGCGAGTGATCCAGGACTGTGTCGACGCGCTGGAGCGTCACGCCGCCGTCGACGTGGCGATCCCCTCCGCGGACACCATCATCGTGACCCGCACCCACGGGGACGACGGCGAGTTCATCACCGACGTGCCCGACCGATCCCGTCTGCGGCGTGGCCAGACGCCCCAGGCGTTCAAGCTCTCCACGATCCGCAAGGCGTACGAGGTTGCCGCCGGCGACCCCAACTTCCAGGCGACCGACGACTGTTCGGTGGTGCTGAAGTACCTGCCGGACGTACCGATCCACGTCGTCGCGGGCGACGAGTACAACATGAAGGTCACCCAGCCCGTCGACGTCTTCCTCGCCGACAAGCTGTTCCAACTCGCCTCCACCGCGGCCCCCCGCCAGGCCGACGAGGCCGCCTACCGCGAACTGCTCGCCGGTCGCACCCTCGTCGTCTTCGGCGGCTCCTACGGTATCGGCGCCGACATCGCCACCCTCGCGGAGAAGTACGGCGCCCACGTCTACGCGCTCGGCCGCTCCACCACCGGCACCCATGTGGAGAACCCGGAGCACGTCGACGACGCGCTCTCCAAGGCGTACTCGGAGACCGGACGCATCGACTACGTCATCAACACCGCGGGCGTCCTGCGCATCGGGAAACTCGCCGAGACGGACAACACCACCATCCTGGAAGCGCTGAACGTCAACTATCTGGCTCCTGTCCAGATCGCGCGTGCCTCCTACAAATACCTGGCGGAGACCAAGGGACAGCTCCTGCTCTACACCTCCTCCAGCTATACACGGGGGCGTGCGGAGTACAGCCTCTACTCCTCCACCAAGGCGGCCATGGTGAATCTCACCCAGGCCCTCTCGGACGAGTGGGCGAACGACGGCATCCGAGTGAACTGCGTCAACCCCGAGCGCACCGCGACCCCCATGCGTACCAAGGCGTTCGGCGTCGAACCCGAGGGCTCGCTCCTGTCCTCCGAGGCCGTCGCCCGCACCTCGCTCGACGTGCTGCTGTCTGAGCTCACCGGCCATGTCATCGACGTACGCCAGCAGGACCCCACTCGCAGTGCGAGTGAGTCGTCCGACTTCGAGCAGGCCCTCGCCGCGGTCCTCGACCGCGAGGGAGACGTGTAA
- a CDS encoding glycosyltransferase family 4 protein, which produces MKISLLIHTIYGIGGTIRTTLNLAEELASRHEVEIVSVFRHRDIPLFDIDPRITVVPLVDTRPSSPGNEKKHPDQLKPAKLFPPHEARYKEYSELTDERVRDHYAGSDADVVIGTRPGLVAYAAQFAPVSTVVIGQEHMTYHHHKEALREEMRPLLAETDAFVTVSEGDAAVWREQMPLPDTRILSIPNSVPDPDVSPSDTTGNIIVAAGRLSREKQYDVLLKAFADVVALRPDWTLRIYGWGPERERLRRRVQKLRLYNSVQLMGPRSPIEPEWVKGAIAVSTSRHESFGMTLVEAMRCGLPVVSTDCDYGPREIIKDGVDGLLVPVGDVGAVSAALLRLIDDQQLRRRMGAEARENSRRYDPAAIAKQYTDLFAELGAGATQHNRGAPVAESARSAVFAPVADAVAKPDGSVTVRLITPEAAVLKHPGLQLLCTKVGDGAPSRAYPFDLDGSVTIPAADDFADGHWTCHADQPATGLRAEIFARTVDQRGSLKVADRLTTGAPVHHHVPYRRAPEQHLVLRSWVRPVHAEAADFLLSDRRLTLTGRLFGEAEPSGEPSLLLRRGGDSPEELSFPGTREGTRGFEVTIGCEVAVAHQHHPREAWEVWLRYAPGEEPVRVGRVLDDVVQKGDVFVYPEALFHKQRPLLLARRVLRRLRHQQQRLVKVKLAYDRDNALVLHVSDR; this is translated from the coding sequence GTGAAGATTTCCTTACTTATTCACACCATTTACGGCATTGGTGGCACCATTCGCACCACGCTGAATCTGGCGGAGGAACTGGCCAGCCGCCATGAGGTGGAGATCGTCTCGGTCTTCCGCCACCGGGACATTCCCCTCTTCGATATCGACCCCCGCATCACGGTCGTGCCGCTCGTGGACACCCGTCCCTCGTCTCCTGGCAATGAGAAGAAGCACCCCGACCAGTTGAAGCCGGCGAAGCTCTTCCCGCCCCACGAGGCGCGGTACAAGGAGTACAGCGAGCTGACCGACGAGCGGGTCCGCGACCACTACGCCGGCTCCGACGCGGACGTCGTCATCGGCACCCGGCCCGGACTCGTCGCCTACGCGGCCCAGTTCGCCCCCGTCAGCACCGTGGTCATCGGTCAGGAGCACATGACCTACCACCACCACAAGGAGGCCCTGCGCGAGGAGATGCGTCCGCTCCTCGCCGAGACCGACGCCTTCGTCACAGTCTCGGAAGGGGACGCGGCCGTCTGGCGGGAGCAGATGCCGCTCCCGGACACCCGGATCCTCTCGATTCCCAATAGCGTTCCCGACCCGGACGTCTCCCCGTCGGACACGACCGGCAACATCATCGTCGCCGCCGGTCGCCTCTCCCGCGAGAAGCAGTACGACGTCCTCCTCAAGGCGTTCGCCGACGTGGTCGCGCTGCGCCCGGACTGGACCTTGCGCATCTACGGTTGGGGCCCGGAGCGGGAGAGGCTGCGCCGCCGTGTCCAGAAGTTGCGCCTCTACAACAGCGTTCAACTGATGGGCCCGCGTTCCCCGATCGAGCCCGAGTGGGTCAAGGGGGCCATAGCCGTCTCCACCTCTCGGCACGAGTCGTTCGGCATGACGCTCGTCGAGGCCATGCGCTGCGGCCTGCCGGTCGTCAGCACGGACTGCGACTACGGACCGCGGGAGATCATCAAGGACGGTGTGGACGGGCTGCTCGTCCCCGTCGGCGACGTGGGGGCCGTGTCCGCCGCGCTGCTACGGCTCATCGACGACCAGCAACTGCGCCGCCGGATGGGCGCCGAGGCCCGCGAGAACTCCCGCCGCTACGACCCGGCCGCCATCGCCAAGCAGTACACCGACCTCTTCGCCGAACTCGGCGCCGGGGCCACACAGCACAATCGCGGCGCACCCGTCGCGGAGAGTGCCCGGAGCGCGGTCTTCGCACCGGTCGCGGACGCCGTTGCGAAACCCGACGGCTCGGTCACCGTACGGCTGATCACCCCGGAGGCCGCGGTGCTGAAGCACCCCGGACTGCAACTGCTCTGCACCAAGGTCGGAGACGGGGCGCCGTCGCGGGCCTATCCGTTCGATCTCGACGGCAGCGTCACCATTCCCGCCGCCGACGACTTCGCCGACGGCCACTGGACGTGCCACGCCGACCAACCCGCAACCGGGCTACGCGCCGAGATCTTCGCCCGCACCGTCGACCAGCGGGGGTCGCTGAAGGTCGCCGACCGGCTCACCACCGGTGCTCCCGTCCACCACCACGTTCCCTACCGGCGGGCACCGGAGCAGCATCTGGTGCTGCGCTCCTGGGTACGCCCGGTCCACGCGGAGGCGGCGGACTTCCTCCTCTCCGACCGCAGGCTCACCCTGACCGGACGCCTGTTCGGCGAGGCCGAACCATCGGGTGAACCGTCACTGCTGCTGCGCCGAGGAGGCGATTCACCGGAGGAGTTGAGTTTCCCCGGCACACGAGAGGGCACCCGAGGCTTCGAAGTGACCATCGGGTGCGAGGTGGCCGTGGCCCACCAGCACCACCCGAGGGAAGCCTGGGAAGTGTGGCTGCGCTACGCCCCGGGCGAGGAGCCGGTGCGGGTGGGCCGCGTCCTTGACGACGTGGTCCAGAAGGGTGACGTGTTCGTCTACCCCGAGGCCCTGTTCCACAAGCAGCGACCGCTCCTGCTGGCCCGCCGTGTGCTGCGAAGGCTCCGGCACCAACAGCAGCGGCTCGTCAAGGTGAAGCTCGCGTACGACCGCGACAATGCGCTCGTACTCCACGTCAGTGACCGCTGA
- the obgE gene encoding GTPase ObgE — MTTFVDRVELHVAAGSGGHGCASVHREKFKPLGGPDGGNGGRGGDVILVVDQSVTTLLDYHHSPHRKATNGQPGAGDNRSGKDGKDLILPVPDGTVVLDAQGNVLADLVGQGTTFVAGQGGRGGLGNAALASARRKAPGFALLGEPGEARDVTMELKTVADVALVGYPSAGKSSLISVLSAAKPKIADYPFTTLVPNLGVITAGSTVYTMADVPGLIPGASQGKGLGLEFLRHVERCSVLVHVLDTATLESDRDPLSDLDVIEAELTQYGGLDDRPRVVVLNKVDIPDGKDLAEMIRPDLEARGYRVYEVSAVARTGLKELSFALAGIIAEARAAKPVEEATRIVIRPKAVDDTGFSVVREDDGLYRVRGEKPERWVRQTDFSNDEAVGYLADRLSRLGVEESLMKAGARSGDGVAIGPEENAVVFDWEPTVMAGAEMLGRRGEDHRLEAPRPAAQRRRDREAEKDDVQRAYDEFDPFN, encoded by the coding sequence ATGACCACCTTCGTGGACCGCGTCGAGCTGCACGTCGCCGCGGGTAGCGGAGGCCACGGCTGCGCCTCCGTTCACCGGGAGAAGTTCAAGCCGCTCGGCGGACCCGATGGCGGCAACGGTGGCCGGGGCGGTGATGTGATCCTGGTCGTCGACCAGTCGGTCACCACGCTCCTCGACTACCACCACAGTCCGCACCGCAAGGCCACCAACGGTCAGCCGGGGGCGGGTGACAACCGCTCGGGCAAGGACGGCAAGGACCTGATCCTGCCGGTGCCCGACGGCACCGTCGTGCTCGACGCACAGGGCAATGTGCTCGCCGACCTCGTCGGCCAGGGCACCACCTTCGTGGCTGGGCAGGGCGGCCGGGGCGGCCTCGGCAACGCGGCTCTGGCCTCGGCCCGTCGCAAGGCCCCCGGCTTTGCCCTGCTGGGCGAGCCCGGTGAGGCCCGCGATGTGACGATGGAGCTCAAGACCGTCGCCGATGTGGCGCTGGTCGGCTATCCGAGCGCCGGCAAGTCGTCGCTGATCTCGGTGCTCAGCGCCGCCAAGCCCAAGATCGCGGACTATCCGTTCACCACGCTCGTACCGAACCTGGGCGTCATCACCGCCGGCTCGACCGTCTACACGATGGCCGACGTCCCCGGTCTCATCCCCGGCGCGAGCCAGGGCAAGGGCCTGGGCCTGGAGTTCCTGCGCCACGTCGAGCGCTGCTCGGTGCTGGTGCACGTGCTCGACACGGCGACGCTGGAGTCCGACCGTGACCCGCTGTCCGACCTCGACGTCATCGAGGCCGAGTTGACGCAGTACGGCGGTCTTGACGACCGGCCGCGGGTCGTCGTCCTCAACAAGGTCGACATCCCGGACGGCAAGGACCTCGCCGAGATGATCCGCCCCGATCTCGAAGCCCGTGGCTACCGGGTGTACGAGGTCTCCGCGGTGGCCCGGACCGGGCTCAAGGAACTGTCCTTTGCCCTCGCGGGGATCATCGCCGAGGCCCGTGCCGCCAAGCCGGTGGAGGAGGCGACCCGGATCGTCATCCGACCCAAGGCCGTCGACGACACCGGGTTCTCGGTCGTGCGCGAGGACGACGGACTGTACCGGGTGCGCGGCGAGAAGCCGGAGCGCTGGGTGCGTCAGACCGACTTCAGCAACGACGAGGCCGTCGGCTATCTCGCCGACCGGCTGAGCCGCCTCGGAGTCGAAGAGTCCCTGATGAAGGCGGGTGCCCGTTCGGGCGACGGCGTGGCCATCGGACCCGAGGAGAACGCCGTGGTGTTCGACTGGGAGCCGACGGTGATGGCCGGAGCCGAGATGCTCGGCCGCCGCGGCGAGGACCACCGTCTCGAAGCGCCGCGCCCCGCAGCGCAGCGCCGCCGTGACCGTGAGGCGGAGAAGGACGACGTACAGCGGGCCTACGACGAGTTCGACCCCTTCAACTAG
- the rpmA gene encoding 50S ribosomal protein L27, producing MAHKKGASSTRNGRDSNAQRLGVKRFGGQVVNAGEILVRQRGTHFHPGTGVGRGGDDTLFALLPGAVEFGRHRGRKVVNIVPVA from the coding sequence ATGGCACACAAGAAGGGCGCATCGTCCACCCGGAACGGTCGCGACTCCAATGCTCAGCGGCTCGGCGTGAAGCGCTTCGGCGGTCAGGTCGTGAACGCCGGTGAGATCCTGGTCCGCCAGCGCGGCACCCACTTCCACCCCGGCACGGGCGTCGGTCGCGGTGGCGACGACACCCTGTTCGCCCTGCTGCCCGGCGCGGTCGAGTTCGGCCGTCACCGTGGCCGCAAGGTCGTGAACATCGTTCCGGTCGCCTGA
- the rplU gene encoding 50S ribosomal protein L21: protein MYAIVRSGGRQHKVAVGDIVEVDKISTAKVGDTVELSTLLVVDGEAVTSDPWVLAGIKVTAEVVDHHKGAKIDILRYKNKTGYRRRQGHRQQYTAIKVIGIPTAAK from the coding sequence GTGTACGCCATCGTGCGCAGCGGTGGTCGCCAGCACAAGGTTGCTGTCGGCGACATCGTTGAGGTTGACAAGATTTCCACTGCCAAGGTTGGCGACACGGTAGAGCTCTCTACCCTGCTCGTTGTCGACGGCGAAGCTGTGACCAGCGACCCGTGGGTGCTCGCCGGTATCAAGGTCACGGCCGAGGTCGTGGACCACCACAAGGGCGCGAAGATCGACATCCTGCGCTACAAGAACAAGACCGGCTACCGCCGTCGCCAGGGTCACCGTCAGCAGTACACGGCGATCAAGGTCATCGGCATCCCGACGGCCGCGAAGTAA
- a CDS encoding acyltransferase, which produces MNYRVQPTAQVDETAEIGAGSSVWELAQIREKARLGEGCVVGRGAYVGTGVQMGDNCKLQNYALVYEPAELGNGVFIGPAVVLTNDHNPRSVDPDGKQKRGGDWEAVGVKIADGASIGARSVCVAPLQIGRWAMVAAGAVVTKDVPDFGLVVGVPARRIGWVGRSGVRLVESGEPGVWECPKTGELYEEKAGVLSERAL; this is translated from the coding sequence GTGAACTACAGGGTCCAGCCCACCGCACAGGTCGACGAGACGGCGGAGATCGGCGCCGGAAGCAGCGTCTGGGAACTCGCCCAGATCCGCGAGAAGGCCCGGCTGGGCGAGGGCTGCGTGGTGGGCCGCGGCGCCTACGTCGGCACCGGTGTGCAGATGGGCGACAACTGCAAGCTCCAGAACTACGCACTGGTCTACGAGCCCGCGGAGTTGGGGAACGGGGTCTTCATCGGGCCCGCGGTGGTGCTCACCAACGACCACAACCCGCGTTCGGTGGACCCGGACGGCAAGCAGAAGCGCGGCGGCGACTGGGAGGCCGTCGGCGTGAAGATCGCCGACGGTGCGTCCATCGGTGCTCGTTCGGTGTGTGTGGCCCCGCTCCAGATCGGTCGTTGGGCGATGGTGGCGGCCGGTGCCGTCGTCACCAAAGACGTACCGGACTTCGGGCTTGTCGTCGGGGTCCCCGCGCGACGGATCGGCTGGGTCGGACGATCCGGGGTGCGTCTCGTGGAGAGCGGCGAGCCGGGTGTCTGGGAGTGCCCGAAGACCGGCGAACTGTACGAGGAGAAGGCGGGAGTCCTCTCAGAGCGCGCGCTCTGA
- the wecB gene encoding non-hydrolyzing UDP-N-acetylglucosamine 2-epimerase — protein MKVISIVGARPQLVKLAPIAAAFAGTEHEHVIVHTGQHYDADLSDVFFDGLGIPDPDVHLGVGSGSHGVQTGAVLTALDPVLEREQPDWVLVYGDTNSTVAGALSAVKMHLPVAHLEAGLRSFNRRMPEEHNRVLTDHCADVLLAPTEEAMRHLADEGLKDRAVLAGDVMVDICLRIRDSVLAGEHGAPTLPEGIDPSQPFLLATLHRPDNTDDPARLAAIVDALAGLPLPVALLAHPRLVARAAEHGIKLDQGSVHVGRPLPYAGLIAAVLASSGVVTDSGGLQKEAFLLKRITTTIRPETEWVETVDSGWNILVPDPHEMAADAWAATVTRTVPTADPGTPYGDGQAARNVVRILEERKGGSRRA, from the coding sequence GTGAAAGTCATCAGCATCGTCGGTGCACGTCCCCAATTGGTGAAGCTCGCTCCCATCGCGGCCGCGTTCGCAGGCACGGAGCACGAGCACGTCATTGTGCACACCGGACAGCACTACGACGCAGACCTCTCCGATGTCTTCTTCGACGGCCTCGGCATCCCCGACCCGGATGTCCACCTCGGAGTAGGTTCCGGCAGCCACGGCGTCCAGACGGGCGCCGTCCTCACCGCGCTCGACCCGGTCCTGGAGCGCGAGCAGCCGGACTGGGTCCTGGTCTACGGGGACACCAACTCCACCGTCGCCGGTGCGCTGTCCGCGGTCAAGATGCATCTGCCGGTCGCACACCTGGAAGCGGGGCTGCGCTCCTTCAACCGGCGGATGCCGGAGGAGCACAACCGCGTCCTGACGGACCACTGCGCCGATGTGCTCCTCGCGCCGACCGAGGAGGCCATGCGCCATCTCGCCGACGAGGGACTGAAGGACCGCGCGGTCCTGGCCGGCGATGTGATGGTCGACATCTGCCTGCGCATCCGGGACTCCGTGCTCGCCGGCGAGCACGGCGCGCCCACCCTCCCCGAGGGCATCGATCCCTCTCAGCCCTTCCTGCTCGCGACGCTCCACCGGCCGGACAACACCGACGACCCGGCGCGCCTGGCCGCGATCGTCGACGCTCTCGCCGGTCTGCCCCTGCCGGTGGCGCTGCTCGCCCACCCGCGCCTGGTGGCACGCGCCGCGGAGCACGGCATCAAGCTGGACCAGGGCTCCGTGCACGTGGGCCGTCCCCTGCCCTACGCGGGGCTGATCGCCGCCGTCCTGGCCTCCTCCGGTGTGGTCACCGACTCCGGAGGGCTCCAGAAGGAGGCGTTCCTCCTGAAGCGGATCACCACCACCATCCGCCCGGAGACGGAGTGGGTGGAGACCGTCGACTCCGGTTGGAACATCCTGGTCCCCGACCCCCACGAGATGGCGGCCGACGCCTGGGCGGCGACCGTCACCCGCACGGTCCCCACGGCCGATCCCGGCACGCCGTACGGCGACGGACAGGCCGCGCGGAACGTCGTGAGGATCTTGGAAGAGCGGAAAGGAGGCAGCCGGCGCGCGTGA